A single Methanothrix sp. DNA region contains:
- a CDS encoding DHH family phosphoesterase, producing MNIENLCASLRKLAEDGADAISRAGDVLVVSHIDADGLTAAGVICTALSRKGMDYTPLFFKQLTKNELESIADVGSDLVIFTDLGSGIIQEISALDIKAVIADHHRPGSTERYRGIVHINPHLLGGDGATQISGSGAAFLLANALGKNEDLSALAVVGAVGDLQDLSSGRLVGLNRRIIDTGSRAGVLSFGPDLRLFGKQTRPVFKMLEYSTDPYIPGLSGDEEACISFLKEIGIRLGGERWRRWIDLDRDERARVVSALIRHGLRSGIPGFRLERLVGEVYTLTREREGTELRDASEFSTLLNATARYGHSKIGLDVCLGDRDGALEEARLLLSQHRQNLLNGIKLVKERGLIQLSNIQYFDAGEDILDTIVGIVAGMVFQIADRSKPILAFASTPDGMLKVSARGTQDLVRAGLDLSRAVSASAGDVGGVGGGHSIAAGATIPPQSRDEFLSIIDRIVGEQLRRNQSA from the coding sequence GTGAACATAGAGAACCTCTGCGCATCTCTGAGGAAGCTGGCTGAGGATGGTGCGGATGCGATCTCCAGGGCGGGGGATGTCCTGGTTGTATCGCATATCGATGCTGATGGTCTGACCGCAGCTGGAGTGATATGCACAGCCCTCTCGAGAAAGGGCATGGATTACACACCTCTCTTCTTCAAGCAGCTTACTAAAAACGAGCTCGAGAGCATCGCAGATGTGGGATCAGATCTGGTGATCTTCACAGATCTTGGAAGCGGCATCATCCAGGAGATCTCGGCTCTTGATATCAAAGCTGTTATCGCTGACCACCACCGTCCTGGAAGCACTGAGCGGTACAGGGGAATAGTGCACATCAATCCACATCTTCTTGGCGGGGATGGCGCGACCCAGATAAGCGGCAGCGGGGCCGCATTCCTTCTCGCGAATGCTCTGGGGAAGAACGAGGATCTATCTGCGCTCGCTGTGGTTGGCGCAGTCGGCGATCTCCAGGATCTCTCGTCTGGCAGGCTCGTCGGTCTCAACCGCAGGATAATCGATACAGGCTCGAGAGCAGGCGTTCTGTCCTTCGGCCCGGATCTCAGGCTCTTCGGCAAGCAGACGCGTCCTGTATTCAAGATGCTCGAGTACTCCACAGATCCTTACATTCCCGGATTATCGGGGGATGAGGAGGCGTGCATCTCCTTCCTGAAGGAGATAGGGATACGGCTCGGCGGGGAGCGGTGGAGGAGGTGGATAGATCTCGACCGGGATGAGCGCGCGAGGGTTGTCTCCGCGCTGATCCGTCATGGTTTGCGTTCTGGCATTCCTGGATTCAGGCTTGAGCGTCTCGTCGGGGAGGTATACACGCTCACGCGTGAGAGGGAGGGCACGGAGCTCAGGGATGCGAGCGAATTCTCCACCCTGCTGAACGCCACGGCTAGGTACGGCCACTCCAAGATCGGCTTGGATGTATGCCTCGGCGACAGGGATGGGGCGCTTGAGGAGGCGAGGCTTCTTCTGAGCCAGCACAGGCAGAACCTTCTCAATGGCATCAAGCTTGTGAAGGAGCGCGGTCTGATACAGCTGTCGAACATACAGTACTTCGATGCGGGTGAGGATATACTCGATACCATAGTGGGCATCGTGGCGGGGATGGTATTTCAGATAGCAGACAGATCGAAGCCCATTCTGGCATTCGCATCCACTCCGGATGGCATGCTCAAGGTCTCGGCGCGGGGAACACAGGACCTTGTGAGAGCAGGCCTGGATCTTTCGCGTGCGGTCTCTGCATCAGCCGGTGATGTCGGCGGCGTCGGAGGAGGCCACAGCATCGCAGCCGGTGCCACAATACCCCCACAGAGCAGGGATGAGTTCCTCTCGATCATTGACAGAATCGTCGGGGAGCAGCTGAGGAGAAACCAGAGCGCTTGA